The Petropleomorpha daqingensis genome includes a window with the following:
- a CDS encoding DEAD/DEAH box helicase, whose protein sequence is MSLIDPVDVVDVPNTTSEDPTTPTFAQLGLPQTLVTALERRGIRSPFAIQASALPDALAGRDVLGKAATGSGKTLAFGLPLLTRLAEDVQRGPRAPRGLVLVPTRELAQQVADNLAPLGQALGLFVSTVYGGAPMHRQVQQLRRGVDVVIATPGRLLDLMGQGEADLSQVVVSVLDEADFMADLGFLPDVTELLDATDPSAQRLLFSATLDGEVDTLVRRYLKDPARHEVKSAADSAPPAEHLAYSLAFRDKLAVAQELAARPGRTIVFARTQLGVDRLTENLKAVGIKAEAIHGGMPQGARRRALEEFTDARSPVLVATDVAARGIHVDDVSLVLHYDPPADAKTYQHRSGRTARAGASGVVVSLLLPDQVGQAKRRFRQAKVDPRVDRIRPGDAPIAELVASGVPVEPVERPAREHKPRSGGPRRPRQGDRPRRSYGERSYGERSYGERSPRDGERGPSRYRGQGRRPAERTSR, encoded by the coding sequence ATGTCCCTGATCGACCCTGTCGACGTCGTCGACGTCCCGAACACCACTTCTGAAGACCCCACCACCCCGACCTTCGCCCAGCTCGGCCTGCCGCAGACGCTGGTCACGGCGCTGGAGCGCCGGGGTATCCGCTCGCCGTTCGCCATCCAGGCCTCGGCGCTGCCCGACGCGCTCGCCGGCCGCGACGTGCTCGGCAAGGCGGCCACCGGCTCGGGCAAGACGCTCGCGTTCGGCCTGCCGCTGCTGACCCGTCTCGCCGAGGACGTGCAGCGTGGTCCCCGCGCCCCGCGCGGCCTCGTGCTCGTGCCGACCCGCGAGCTCGCCCAGCAGGTCGCCGACAACCTGGCGCCCCTGGGCCAGGCGCTCGGCCTGTTCGTCAGCACCGTCTACGGCGGCGCCCCGATGCACCGCCAGGTCCAGCAGCTGCGCCGCGGCGTCGACGTCGTCATCGCCACCCCGGGCCGGCTGCTCGACCTGATGGGCCAGGGCGAGGCCGACCTGTCGCAGGTCGTCGTCAGCGTCCTCGACGAGGCCGACTTCATGGCCGACCTGGGCTTCCTGCCCGACGTCACCGAGCTGCTCGACGCCACCGACCCCTCCGCCCAGCGGCTGCTGTTCTCGGCCACGCTGGACGGCGAGGTCGACACGCTCGTCCGCCGGTACCTCAAGGACCCGGCGCGGCACGAGGTGAAGTCGGCCGCCGACTCCGCCCCGCCCGCGGAGCACCTGGCCTACAGCCTCGCCTTCCGCGACAAGCTCGCCGTCGCGCAGGAGCTGGCCGCCCGCCCGGGCCGCACGATCGTGTTCGCCCGCACCCAGCTCGGTGTGGACCGGCTCACGGAGAACCTCAAGGCCGTCGGCATCAAGGCCGAGGCGATCCACGGCGGCATGCCGCAGGGCGCCCGCCGCCGTGCGCTGGAGGAGTTCACCGACGCCCGCTCGCCGGTGCTCGTCGCCACCGACGTCGCCGCCCGCGGCATCCACGTCGACGACGTCTCGCTGGTGCTGCACTACGACCCGCCGGCGGACGCGAAGACCTACCAGCACCGCTCGGGCCGCACCGCCCGCGCCGGGGCCAGCGGCGTGGTCGTCTCGCTGCTGCTGCCCGACCAGGTCGGCCAGGCCAAGCGGCGCTTCCGGCAGGCGAAGGTCGACCCGCGCGTCGACCGGATCCGTCCGGGCGACGCCCCGATCGCCGAGCTGGTCGCCTCCGGCGTGCCGGTGGAGCCGGTGGAGCGCCCGGCGCGCGAGCACAAGCCGCGCAGCGGTGGTCCGCGTCGTCCCCGCCAGGGCGACCGGCCGCGTCGCTCGTACGGCGAGCGGTCCTACGGGGAGCGGTCCTACGGGGAGCGCTCGCCGCGTGACGGCGAGCGCGGTCCCAGCCGCTACCGCGGCCAGGGCCGGCGCCCCGCGGAGCGCACCTCCCGCTAG